The nucleotide sequence CCATCATCGCATACCTTGTCTTTGTTGTCGTCACTTTACCCTGGGTAGAAGGCCAGTTTCCCAGAGTCTGCACTGACCGGGACAGTCTGAGAGACAAGAAATGTTGTCCTACCCCTAAAGGCTTCACCATACACTGTGGTTCCGATGGAGACAGAGGACAGTGCCATGAATTGACCACCCATGATTGGACATCTAAGTACAGCCATTACCGGCCGTTCCAGATGGAGGACGAGAGACACAACTGGCCGCATGGTCTTTACCACAAAGTCTGCAAATGCAACGCAAACTATGCAGGTTACGATTGCAGCAAATGCGCGTTTGGCTTCTATGGCAGTACCTGCAcgcagaagaaaaatttgatacgAAGAAATTTTCTGAACCTGACAACCGAGGAGAAAGATCGATACATGAGATACGTCAACATGTCCAAGCACTATGTAAGTGACTTCGTGGTTACGTCTACTCCTTACAAGGAGATAAACAAAACCGTTATGGAGGGTGGCGACCCAAAGTCCTTCTTTTATAATGTCACTTACTATGACTTGTTCACGTGGATGCATTACTATGCTGCAAGTGACACCATTTTACCTCATGATATCACTGAATCTGATATCGACTTCGCACACGATGGTCAGGGATTTCCCTCATGGCATCGGTTGTACTTGTTAGCATGGGAGAGAACCTTGCAGGAAATTGGAAACGATGAAGAATTTGCCCTCCCTTTCTGGGACTGGACCGGGAATCCCACTGGATGCGACCCCGCAGTTTGCTCTGAAGAGCTCCTTGGCGTAACGGACCAAACTACTGGCATTGTGAGGGGCAAATACTTGAATGACTGGTACGTCCTTTGCACCGGCAAACAAACCCAACAACTAACAAAGCCGTGTAACCCCACCATAACAAGAAATGGATTGAAACGGAACACAGATGatgagaaggagaagaaaaaaggagaaggataTACTATGACATTTCCAACAAAAACAGAAGTCAACTTCGCGCTCCGTTTTGAAACCTTTGACCTCCAACCCTACAGCAAAAGTTCTAGCTGCAGTTTTAGAAACATCCTAGAGGGTTATGCCAGCGCCGAAACTGGTCGTCGCCATTCTGACGTCCATGGCATGCACAACCAGGTCCACATAGTTGTTGGAGGAGAAATGGGGGACGTACCTTCGGCATCAAACGACccaatttttcctcttcatcACGCGTTTGTGGATCGTATCTATGAAAAATGGTTGCGGAAGTTTAATAAAGATGCAAATGTGCTATCCACTTACGATGCACCCATTGGTCACAACAGAGATGACGTCATTGTGCCGTTGTTTCCGGTTTACACTCACCAACAGATGTTCAAGAAATCATTCGAGTTCGGTTATGATTACCAAGACGTCGATGAAAAAGGTGAGAATGAATGTTTTGCTTTCCATTGTATTTTGGTTGACTTTTGTGTGACTAGTTAATTATCAGAGTCAAAACTCCTCTGCCTGCCCAATGTTTTTCAGGCAATGTCCGTGTTTTAAATTGGTTAAATAGACTCGTAAAACCAGTGGGCAATATTGTCGTTTCACCACGTGGGATAAAGTGCGCGATATGACCCTTCGCACGAGCTTAGCTGGCGGGGGTAcgccccctcctcccctcctccccccatATTTGGGAAAAGTGAATAccgtatttccttgaataaacGATTGGGTGCCCATAAAATTTCGGCTAAAAGGGTGATGGGGAGGGGGGCGCTTATTGGTAGGAGGTCGCTTTACCAAGAGGGCGCTCATTAAGTTAGCGCTTTTATAagacaaaaaatcaaaatcaaaatcaaaagaacagGTAAAACTCATAAAGGAATTCTACAAGCGCACGAAGACGGAAATATCCGGAACGGAAAAGAAACTCGGGAACTGAAGCTCAAAAAGTGTAGATAAAGTGGCAccagaaacaggttttccttgcaTCCccactatttaagaaagtgaggaagGGGAGGGACGGTTACTTCAATTTATGACCTAAGGGGTGAGCGCTTATTCGAGAAAATACGGTAATTATAATCCTTTAAAATTCCATTAGTTCGTGAGTGTTTTCCACTTCTCCCAGTGTTGGTATTTTAAATATCACAATAAATCGAAAGTTTCAGTGATCTTAAAcaagtatttcatttttgtctctgggcaaaattatgacaaatttattttcttgccTTTTAGTCTCATGGTAGGAACACTTCTTGGAGAGAAAACTCTGAGGAGTGTACTTACACATTCACTTAATTCCAACTCCTCCGCTTCCCACCATTCCTCGTCTCTCCTCTCATACCCTGTGTAGTTTGTCCACTATAACTGTTGCTATCCAAAATTCACAAGAAGTACCTTTGTTTAGGCAGGTCTCCTGGTGACGAGAAAGAAGATGAATCAAAGTCTTTGGGAGATTGTCCAACTAAATCTGCAGCGCCTGGAAAGCTAATGTGTTGGTGGCTGATGTCAGTCATGTTAGTATGGCAGCTACTTTTGGCTGATTGAAGACAGGGTGTGAAGAGAATTAGCTTGCTTTAGGCTCTTAGTAAGTGGAGATGCGTGAAATAGTGGGTGTGGGAAAAGCAGGAAGCAGGccacacagcggtcaaacgtcgggtGTGCGCAAGGGGTTCAATTCTGGCAGGCCGCGCGCcattttcccgcgcaaaatttctaAGGAATACATAAGAAACAGCTCCTGTCTCGCAAaataagcgaaagaaaattgaaacgtgCATCGTAATCtgtagaagaaaataaaagtagggaaaaagaaaactcgatAATTTTCGAACACGAAGCTTATTCAAGTACGGGTATCCTGTTGATTCACCTTTCTGTTTTAATGGTTTCCGAAGAAGAACGACGGTTGCCAAACAAATCGACTCTCTTGAATATGAAGCTATGTGTAACTCGTTTTTGACAGCACTCCACGAAGTAATTACAACATgcgcacatgcgcagacgttgGACCGCTGTGTTGAAGCAAGGGGGGCGTGATGGTTGCGGTTACTAGAAAGACGTCTGCAGATTACGTCCGCTTGCCCGCAAGCTATCACGCGCGCCATTTTTCGCGTATTCGCTTTTTCGCTCGTCTTCGCTGATGAGAGGCTGGAACAGGCTAAGAGAGAGGGACTGAGGAGGAAGGAAGAGAAGAGTAGAAGTGGTAGAGTCGTAGAATAGAGCACAGTACAATAATGTACAGTAGTATGAAGTACAGTGGACTTAAGTGTGGAAAGATTAGAAGGAATAACTGAGTATACACAGTATTGGATAGAAGAGTTAACTTTTTAGGAGTGTAGCTGTGCTGAGCTGAGTAAAAAAGTATTAAGAACATAACAGTAGCGAGTGAGTCGTATGTGAAGTAAAGTAACCTTAAAATCTAACCACACAAAAAAGCATCAAAGCCTTCAAGAAGACAGaagtcttctttttttctatacGAAAAAGCACGTTTATAAGCAGCACATCTCGATATTTGAAGTCTATCTTGTGATTAAATGCGACCACGAGTGAACTTTGTCCATTATTTACTAACCTGCGTGCCTTGCACACAACAAGGGAGGGGCGGCATTTAAACCAGTACGTATTTTAGGATCAGGATCTGGGTAAGAAATCCTGTCGTTCCAACTTTGCCCTTTCTTCACTTTGTGCACTGGCCATTCTTTATCAGTCGTTTATTTTGTATCTAATCTATACCCCCTTCTCCCCttccacacccccccccccccgctaaCCACTCCACGCTTTGGGTAAACTAATGTCATGCCATACATTCCAGCGTTCCGTGGGCATTAGAGCGTTATTCGTGTTACGAAAAGTTCAGGAAAGGATTTGTAGTATGACATAAGATAATTTGTCAAGTACTTTTTGCTGAATCCTTGGAGGCAATTCAGAGGTCAAGACAAAACACAGGATGTACAAATCGCCGACGCATGTAAAGCTGACGGCACTACAGCAGTcttctgaaagaagaaaaattcggCAGCGTCTACCGAAGGTATATTTTACAGGGAGAGTCTAAAGTATGGTAAAGACGCTTAAAATTCTAGGAAATCTTGAGAACAAAGGTACGCTGTACTCTCATTCTGAAGAAACCTTTTCAAGAATCCGTCAAATATAGATGAGATATAGTTTCAGTGTAATTTAGGTTAACTGTTCACTCGACTCTTCAGTGGCACCACGACGTACAGGAACAAACTTCAAGAGAGGAACTTTCAAAATCTTACAAAAACAACGAAGCTTGCAGTTTTAAAGAAGACGAAGGTATGCTTTGATTAAACTTGTTCTCAAGGAAGACACGTGATCTTACCTCGACGCTCCGATCTTAATCAAGAGGCGCTCATAAGATGATCGCTACAAAGGATTTATAGAGGGTCAAGGTTTTTTTGGGATCTGGGAGTAAGAAGGGAGCGAGATGCGGGACAAGACACGGGAATCGGAAATTTTGAGGGGTGGGATTCGGGAATCAATCACTTAAACGCTCCGAACCGAGAACCGGGAAGTCCGATGACGAgaatttataaaga is from Pocillopora verrucosa isolate sample1 chromosome 7, ASM3666991v2, whole genome shotgun sequence and encodes:
- the LOC136276743 gene encoding tyrosinase-like, whose product is MGYPIIAYLVFVVVTLPWVEGQFPRVCTDRDSLRDKKCCPTPKGFTIHCGSDGDRGQCHELTTHDWTSKYSHYRPFQMEDERHNWPHGLYHKVCKCNANYAGYDCSKCAFGFYGSTCTQKKNLIRRNFLNLTTEEKDRYMRYVNMSKHYVSDFVVTSTPYKEINKTVMEGGDPKSFFYNVTYYDLFTWMHYYAASDTILPHDITESDIDFAHDGQGFPSWHRLYLLAWERTLQEIGNDEEFALPFWDWTGNPTGCDPAVCSEELLGVTDQTTGIVRGKYLNDWYVLCTGKQTQQLTKPCNPTITRNGLKRNTDDEKEKKKGEGYTMTFPTKTEVNFALRFETFDLQPYSKSSSCSFRNILEGYASAETGRRHSDVHGMHNQVHIVVGGEMGDVPSASNDPIFPLHHAFVDRIYEKWLRKFNKDANVLSTYDAPIGHNRDDVIVPLFPVYTHQQMFKKSFEFGYDYQDVDEKGRSPGDEKEDESKSLGDCPTKSAAPGKLMCWWLMSVMLVWQLLLAD